Part of the Fibrobacter sp. genome, TCGCACTTGGCAAAGAATTCCGGAGTAAGCTTTTCCATCTTTTCCGGCATCTTCTTTGCCATGATACGGCGGATGTTATCAGCACCACCCAGGGAATAGCCACCCAAGATCTGGGCAAGTTTCATCACCTGTTCCTGGTACACAATCACACCGTATGTTTCGCCAAGAACCTCTTCCAAATCCGGATGGTAGCAGTCAATTTCTTCCTTACCCTGCTTACGGGCAATAAAGTGAGGAATCTGGTCAATAGGACCAGGGCGGTACAGGGCGTTCATAGCGATCAAGTCGCCAATTCGGTTCGGCTTCAGGTCGCGAAGGTACTTCTGCATACCCGGAGATTCAAACTGGAACACCGTGGTGGTCATGCCCTTACTGAGCAAGCCGAAGGTTTCCTTGTCATCTAGGGGAATATGGCTCATGTCCACTTCGATGCCACGGTTCTTTTTTACCATGTTCACCGTGTCCTGAATGATGGACAAGTTGATGAGCCCAAGGAAGTCCATCTTCAGAAGGCCAATGTCTTCTGCATAGTGCTTATCGTACATCACCACCGGTGTATCTTCCGGAGCGGCACGATAAAGAGGAGCCAGGTTGTAAATGGGCGTCGGGGTAATCACCACACCGCAGGCATGCACGCCTGTCTGGCGGGGCAGATCTTCCAAGGTAAGGGCCACATCCCACAGGTTCTGGTAGGAAGCCCTACTTGCAATCATTGCCTGCAAAGGTTCAGGGCTATAGCCATCTTCAAGGTTGTTTCCCTTCTTGTCCTTACCGGTCCAGGCCTGCTTCAAGCTGAAGTTTAGCGTACGCTGAGGGAACAGCTTGGTAATCATCTTGGCTTCCTGAGGAGGCAGGCCAAGCACACGGGCAACGTCGGTAATCACAGCCTTAGACTTGAGCATACCGTAGGTAATAATCTGGCCTACGCATTCCTTACCGTACTTCTGGGTCACATAGTCAATCACACGGCCGCGGTCTCTATCCGCAAAGTCCGTATCGATATCAGGCATGGACACACGTTCGGGATTCAAGAATCGTTCGAAGAGCAAGTCAAACTTAAGGGGGTCAATGTCCGTAATACCGATAATGTAGGTAACAAGAGAACCGGCAGCGGAACCACGTCCCGGGCCCACAGGAATACCATTGTTACGTGCCCAGTTAATGAAGTCCCACACAATGAGCAGGTAACCGGCCACGTTCATGTTACGGATACAGTTCAGTTCCTTGTACATGCGCTTGCCCACATCGGTCTCATGCTCCGGGAACTTAAAGTTCTCTTCGGGGAAGCGCCACTTCAAGAAGTCGTTGCAAAGATGGATAATGTATATATCCGAATCAGAGCCCGGTTTGCACCAACGATGGACCGCCTTGTTCCAAGCCTTCTGATCATCTTCCGTAAAGAATTCAGGCTGAGATAAGCGATCAATTTCTTTTTTATCGTCATCAGTCAGAGCGTCTGGTTCAATAGCCTTTTCAGCGCAGTACTGTTCCTGGACTTTCTTCTTTTTATCCTTGATGACGCCAGGCAATTCACGTTCACGGACTACGGGATATTCAGCCTCGTATTCCGCCTTCATGATAGCCTTAATACTCTGGTATTCCTCACCAGCAAGGAATTCATCAGGAATCTTGAATCGCGGCCAGAATTCATCGCCGATACCCGTCTTGACGGTATAGCTACAACGTTCGGCAATCTTTACGGTATTTTCGATGGCTCCAGGAATATGGCCAAACAGTTCCCGCATTTCCGCTTCGGTTCTAAAGTAGAACTGATCCGTAGGGAAACGCTTGTCCGTGAAATTATTCAAGGTTTCCTTAATAGCGATGCAACGAAGGATCTTATGGGACTGAGCGTCGGACTTCTTGATGTAATGAACATCCGCTGTAGCCACAATTTCACGGCCCAGCTCGTTAGCCAGCTGAACCGTAAACTGGTTTACCAGCTTTTGGGGAGGGAATCCATTATCACAGACGGAGAAGTACAGATGGTCGTGGTCAAAAATCTTGTCCAGTTGTTCTATGTACTCGCGGGCAACAGAATTACGCCCTGCAGCAACGCTCTGACCATACTTACTGAAGAAATCGCCTGCAATGGCAATGATGCCTTCCTTGAATTCAGCCACACGTTCCAGGGGAACTGAAGGAATTTCAGCCCAGCGATCCCCATCTTCGTAGCGGTAACTTACAATACGAAGCAGGTTGTAATAGCCCTTTTCGTTTTCCACCAGCAAAGTCAGACGTTCAAAGGTCATGGGGTCCTTATTGGACGCGCTGGAGGTATCCACATAGATGTGGCATCCATATACAGACTTAATGGGAGGAAGCCCCTTCTCCTTACGTTTCTTGTTCAGGCCCTGGCAACGGGTCTGGAATTCCAAAATGCCAAACATGGCGCCATGGTCTGTCAGGGCGATTGCAGGACATTCATTTTCAGCTGCAGCTGCTAAAATATCATCTAGACGGGCAGAAGCCTGCAAAACAGAGAATTCGGAATGAGTCTGTAAGTGAACAAAAGCCATATGCCTAATATAAAAAATGGCCTTCCCTCTTAGGAAGACCTTCTAACTTTTAAAAGGAGCTTGCGAGACATCCAAAAAACGATCATTCTTTTAAAGCATAATCAGTCAACAACTTACAAACTTTAGCATTGACATTGCCAAATTTCTTTCGGTACTGTTTGCGAATTTTCAATTCCCTAGGAAGCATGAAAATTGCCTGCATCCATGCCTTGGCAAGAGCCTGACAGATCGCAACCTTGGACAGTTTCTTGCCATCGCCAGACTGGCCGGGAACGCCCTTGGCCATGGCAAGGTATCGAACAAAAGCCCGGAACGGAAGCTTGAAAACTTCCGTCATAGGAAGTAAGCGAATGGCACCACGGAGTCGATTGCGTTCTGAGTAGAAAAGCTTTAGAGGAGAATAGCGCACCGTGGTCATGGAGCGTTCATGGAACACCTTGGCCTCCGGGCAGAAAACCGTCTTGTAGCCGGCCAGGTTGTGACGGAAGTACCATTCGGTTTCTTCAAAGAACAAGAAGAAACTTGCGTCCATCTTTCCTGCTGCGGCTGCGGCTTCCTTGCGGAAACTCATAACAGCGCCGTAACATCCAAAGACGTCCTTTTCGCGGGCATCCGCTTCAGAAATATCCTGACCACTGGCCTCGTTCTTTGCAAAAAGATCCTTGCCCAGCAGCACGCCGACAGCGTTGACCACACCGCTCTTTTCCATCACAAGGCTAGCCACAGAACCTGCATCAGGATGTCGAGCAAAGCAGGCCAACAAGTTCTCGGCCCAGCTAGGATGGAATTCCAAGTCCATGTTACAAAGGACCTGGATGTCAGCATCCATGTTCTCCATCAGCTTATTGCAGGCGCCAGCATAACCCAGGTTCTTATCGCTCTTGACAACCTTACATTGAAGACCACTCTTCTTAAGAATCTCGATAGAATCATCCTTGGAGGCGTTATCCAGCACGAAAACACGCACAGCCGTCGTCTGCATCAAAAGACTGCGGACACAAGCGGTGAGTTCCTCGCCACCGTTATAATTGATAATACCTACATCAACATTCATCAAAAACCTCTTAAGCAAAAAGCGAAGCCCCAAGGGCTTCGCCTAAATATACATTTTCACAAATGCTTATTTGCGGATTCCGTAATAGCGGATGTAATCAATGTAGCCCACAAAGTTGCGATCATGATATGCCTGGTTCATGGCATCATAACCAATACCGAGGCCGTAGCCCAGCTGGCCAACATCACCACCGCAAGATGCATCGACAGTCTGCTTACCATTCTGGTAAACCTGAATCTTACCTTTGGAGCGAATCACACGGATTTCAGTCCATTCGTTCAACGACAAGGCTTCACCAGCAAAGACCTGCCATTGGGTACCATGGAAATCTTCATCACGGAGATGCACACGAAGGACACCGTCATCTACACGAACCATCCAGCCGTCACCGAAACGTCCAGGAGGCTCAGCCACAATAATGTTCTGAATCGTGCCGTATGCCGTAGGCTTAACGCGGGCATCCACCACAAATTCATTACGCTTAAAGGTGCTGGTCAAGTACACCGGCATGCCGTTGCTGCCGTTCAAGGCAAAGGAACCATCTTCAATGTCGCTTGCAGAAAGGTACTTAAAGGAATTGTTGCCCATCTTGTCCAGGCCCGGGAATGCAGGATCATTGTATTCCCAATCAGCCAGCAGAACATAGGGCGAGGTTTCTGCAACAGAACCACCGCTCAGCTTGTCCGTAGTACCAAAACGGATATAGTCGATATCGCCATCGAAATAACGGGTGTTGTAAGCCTGCTGCATGGCGTCATAGCCGATGCCCCAGTCGTAACGCATCTGGGTCACGTCGCCCTTGTAGACAGAAGCAACAGTCAACTCGCCATTCTGGAACAGCTTAAGGCTGTCGCCCAGGCGTTCAAAGCGAATCTCGTTCCATTCATTGAGGATCAGATCCTTTCCTGAAAAGATCTTCCAATCATCGCCATTGGTAGCAGCGTCTCGCATGTGAACGCGAAGAGTACCTTCGTCAACGCGAAGCATCCATCCATCAACGCCGCGTCCAGGAGGCTCGGCCACAATGATATTCTGCATGGTGGCGAACTTGGTAGGCTTTACGCGGGCTTCGATAACAAAGGAATTAATCTTCAAATCGTCAGAAAGCTTTACGGTCAAACCAGACTTTCCATCAAAGTGAGCAACGTCATCGCTCACAGTGACAGAGCCCGTACCTGCAAGAGCCGTGTGGTCGTTGCCGGTAAAGTCCTTGCCTACAGAAGTTGCGTCATTAAATTCCCACGTGGCAATCCAAGTGGTTACAGCGGGTTCTTCTGCAGAGCCTTCCTCGGTAATCGGAGCCTGAACCAAAGGAGGCAATTCTTCTTCGATTTCAGAAGGCGTCTCAACGATCTCGACTTCGCGGACCTTTTCAAAGCGAACAAACATGACGCGGCCCGGAGTATTTTCAGTCACGGCAGTAGGATCAAAGCCGATGGTAAAGCTACCTTCCAGAGACTTGATTTCACTGCTAGAAATAACTGCAGCAACAATTTGGCCGTCGATGTACAGAACCGTCAGAGAGTCTACGCGTTCGGCGCGAACCGTCACCAGTTCATTCAACTTCAAAACTTCATCTGTTTCCAGCTTATACCAGTCACCCGCCGTAGAGGCGTCGCGCCAGGCAAAGAAAGGCTTGCCGTTTTCGACGCGGAGCGCCCAGGCATCCTGATTGCCATCGACGCCTGCAGAAGCCAAGGTGATGTAGCCCGAGGAGCTTTCCACAACCACGTCAGCTTCAACGGCAAAGCTGTTTTCGATAAAACTTTCATCTACTGCGACAGACAGGGTATCGCCCTTGGTGGAATCAATAGCCCAGGCATGTTCTACATCTCTTGTGTATAGAGACAAGCGGGAACGAGCCTGCTTTGCATTCACCTGCACAGGGGCTGCGCCAGGCAAAACAACTTCAGCATCATCGGTCAAGTCACCATCGATTTCAGATGGATTCTGAACCTCGCTCAGATTTTTTTCATCAGCTGAGGTACTGGAACTGTCAGAACAGCCAAAGACAGCTGCCAAAGCAGCAGCCCCCAATAGGCTTGCCGAAAGTTTTGCAATTTTGTTCATGGAAACCTCGTAACCGGTTTTTCTTTCAATAAATATACAATAAACCATCAGCCATAAATCGCAAAAAATCTAAATTAGGGACATGACCACGACCAACCGCGCAAAAAAGACGATGAAAACCGCTATTAAGTTGGTGGTTACCGCCCTTGGTCTCGGCTACATCTTCTACAAGGTTCCTCTAGGAGACGCTCTTTCACACTGGACCGCTGCGGCCCTTCCCTGGCTTTTGCTGATTTTCGCCCTTACCGTGGCACTGATGGCAATTCAGGCAAACCGCTGGCGGGGCCTGCTCCTAGACGAAGGCAAGAAGATTTCCTTCAAGACATTCTACAGCTACATCGCCCTCGGCTATTTCTTCAACAACCTGCTGCCCAGCGGATTCGGCGGCGATGCAGTAAAGACCATCGCCTTCGGCAAGCGTTACGGAAATACGGCGAACTCTGTGGCGGCCATTGTCATTTCTCGCGTCATGGGGCTGTTGGCCATGTTCCTCAGCTTCTTTGTGGCACTTCCCTTTGTGGCAGCAAAGTACGACATTCCCGCCGCATACACTGCAACCGTCAGCGTTGTCGCCCTGATTGCAGTTTTGGTCATTTTCGCAGGACTGTTTTCGGACAAAATCAAGCTTCCGGCAAAACTTTCAGCCAAGGTTCCATTCCTGGTAAAGTTGCAAGACGCCTTCTCTATTTACCGTAGCCACAAGAAGGCTTTCCTCCTTTCCGGCTTAGACTCCATCTGGCTTCAAGTCGTAACTATCGTCATTCATTGGGCGTACCTCAAGGCCATGGGCGTGGATGTAGACATAGCTGTCATTACCGTATTTACGACAATCATGGTTACGTTTACGATGCTCCCCATTTCCATCAATGGAGTTGGCATCCGCGAAAATGTGCAGGTTAGTTTGTACACAGGGCTCTTGGGAATTCCTGCCGACGTTGTGCTTGCGTCCACCCTGTTCAGCTACCTGCCACTGCTATTCCAGGCTGCACAAGGAGCCGTGGCATTCGCACTGCTCAAGGGCAAGAAAGAATCCGTATAATCCCTACACCAATCAGTGGTTTTATCATAAAAAAAACATCCCGCAATCGCGAGATGTTTTTAGTTTCTTGAGAACTTTCGAGAACCAGATTAGTTCCAGTTTTCGGCCTTCAGGTCACGGCCCCAAATTTCATCGAAAACTTCCTTAACAGTCTTGCCACCGAAAAGAAGGTCGTAGACAGCATTGACGATAGGCATTTCAACGCCAAGCTTGTCGGCCAGAGCCTTGGTGCTACGGCAGGTAGGAACGCCTTCAGCAATCATCTTCATGCCGCCGAGAACCTGTTCAATGGTTTCACCCTTACCGATGTGTTCACCCACATAGCGGTTGCGGCTGTGCTGAGAAAGGCAAGTCACAATCAAGTCACCCATACCGGCAAGGCCAGCGAAGGTTTCAGGATTTGCACCCATGGCGCGACCCAGGCGGCACATTTCTGCCTGACCGCGGGTAAGAAGAGCAGCGCGGGTATTGTCGCCAGCGCCAACACCATAGAGTACGCCAGAAGCAATGGCAATCACGTTCTTCACGGATCCGCAAAGTTCCACACCCACGATATCGGTGGAAGTGTAAACGCGGAGGTAGGAGCAGCTCATTGCCTGCTGGACAAGCTTTGCAGAATCTTCGTTAGTGGAAGCGGCAACGATTGCAGTCAGCACATGGCGGCTAACTTCTTCGGCATGAGACGGACCACTGAAAGCAACCATCTTGTCGTCGGTGAGCCAAGGAACCTTTTCAAGGAGAACTTCGCTCATAAGCTGGTTGGTGCCTTCGAGAATACCCTTGGTAGCGCAAACCACCACAGGCTCCTTACCCTTTTCCGGAGTCCACTTACCAAGATTTTCAGCGACGCCACCCATGAACTGGGACGGCACCACGATCATGACCATTTCTGCGCCTTCGAGAGCTGCATTCATGTCGGTGGTATACTTGAAATCTGCCGGAAAAATCACACCAGGAAGCTTATCCTTGTACTGATGCTCCGTAGAGAGCAGATCCACTTCTGCCTGAGAATTTGTCCAGAATGTAATGTCGTTCTTATTTTCGTAAATCACCTGGCCAAGGGTAAGACCCCAGCCACCTGTACCCAAAACTGTAACCTTCATAATGAAACCTCTTTTTTAAACTTATTAAATAATGAAAGATGAAAAATTAATAATGATTTTCAACGTGACTTTGCCACCCGTTTAATGACTCGCCAAAGGCGCATTTATCTCATTCTTCACACTTCATTTTTCATTCTTCATTTCTTTCTTTTGCTACCAAAGCCATTTTCTGTGCCGTTCATCAAGCGCTTGATATTCGCCCTATGCTTGAAGATGATAAATGCACCTGTTACAACGCATGTAATCAACAACGGCAAGGTAATGTTATCGTACACCGGATAGGGCAAACCGCAGTATTTCATGATAGGCAAAGCGGCAAGCACAACGCAAGCTGCAATGCTTCCAACGGACACATACTTTGTTGCAACAGTGAAAATGATCCAAACGCCAAAAGCGCTGAGAGCTGTTACAGGGCAAAGACAAAGGAATACGCCAAGGGCAGCGAGAACGCCTTTACCACCGCGGAAACCAGCAAAGCAAGTGTAGCTGTGACCGAGAATCACTAGAATACCAGCCAGGAGCGGCAACCAATTGGTATAATCAGCGCCACCTGCAGCAATCTGAGCTTCGCACATCTTAAGGGCGATGAACGGACCAAAGAAGCCCTTCAATAAATCCATAAAGACTACGGGAAGCGCAGGCTTCCAGCCCAAGACACGGAATGTATTAGTCAAACCTGCGTTCTTGGAGCCGTAGTCGCGAATATCAAAGTTTTTTCCTTTCGCGAGTTTTGCGATCCAGATTGCGCTGGGGATCGCCCCCAACACGTACGCTATTGGAAGACTCAGTAAACTGTTCAAGTTCTTCATCCTTTCTAAGGGTTAACTTCATATCGAAATTCAGGCGAAGGGGAGCACCCTGCAACTGGAATTCCTCGTAGAATTTTTTCAAGAGATAGCGCTTGTAAGATTCAGCCACCAGATCCGGTGTACGGGTTTCGATGGCGATTACAGGCGGTTCCACCATAATCTGGCAGGCGCGGGTCAGCTGCACGGTACGAGAATTCTGGCTAGGCACCGGATTCTCTTCGATGAAGCGGGCAAAAGCCTGGGCAACATTGTCACGGCCAAGCACACGGCGGCAGTTGGCATATACAGTTTGAATTGCCTGGACCACACGGCCCACACGCTGACCTTCCTTTGCACTGATGGAAAGAATAGGAACGTATTCCAGCATGGGTTCGCGTTCCAGCATTTCCTTAACCATGTGGTCAAAGGACTTGTCATTCTTGTTGGGGAGAATATCCCACTTGTTCAATACCAGCACAAGGCCCTTACCGGCCTTGCGGATATCGGTGATAATGCGGAAGTCCTGGACTTCGAGACCGCGGGTGCAGTCTACCATGAGCACAGACACGTCGGAACGACGGATACTTTCCAGGGTGCGCATGTTGCTGAAGATTTCAACTTCGTCTTCGACCTTGGCTTTCTTGCGAAGGCCTGCAGTGTCAGTCACCACGAACTTCTTTCCATCTACAATAAAGTCGCAGTCGATGGAATCGCGGGTGGTACCCGGGATGTCGCTGACCACGGCGCGGTCTTCGTTCAGCAGGCGATTGAGCAAGGTACTCTTACCGGCGTTAGGACGACCGAGGATGGCAAATTTGATGGGGCGTTCTTCCTTACGTTCGCCACGGACCGGCGTGGGAAGAACCGTAATAACTTCTTCTAGCAGGCTAAGGCAGGCATAACCAGTCAAAGCACTGATGGTACGGGGCTGGCCGAAACCCAACTTCAGGAATTCATAACTTTCCTGACGGTCCTGACCGTTTTCGCTCTTGTTTGCCACAAGAATCACCTTCTTGTCCAGCTTGCGGACAAGGCGGGCAAACTGCTGATCCAGCTTGGTAATGCCCACACGGACATCCACCATAAAGAGGACTAAGTCAGATTCCTGTACAGCGTTAAAAATCTGGGTGCGAACACTATCGGCCAGCACGTCGATGGAATCATCCGGCAAAAATCCACCGGTATCTACCACCGTAAATTCATGACCCTTGAAACTCGCAGTCTGGTAATGACGGTCACGGGTAACGCCATCGCGGTCACTGACCACGGCAGCACGGCGACCGAGGATGCGGTTAAAAAGGGAGGACTTTCCTACGTTAGGACGTCCGATAATACATACAATAGGTAATTTCATTATGGTGCGAAATATAGAAATCGCCGATATTATTCACACATTTCGCCACTTCAACACAGGCGTTTTTCTGTTGAAAACGCAACTCTTCCTTCAAAATGTCATATTTTGTCACTAGCAAAATCTATTTTTAGGCTATGACAAGGAGAAGACCATGTTATCCGCATTTCTTATAGTTCTTGGGATTCTGACATTGTTTGGTGCCGGCGATGCAGGCGACGCTTGTCTCATCACTTTGTTGTTGAAGGTTCTTCCCGGCCTGATGATCATTGCCGGAATCCTAATGTTAGTGACTTGTAGCCATTTTTAATTGACGGCGTCGTGTTCGATGCTTTCTACGACGGCAATGTCTGCCGGGAGCCATTCTACAGAACGAAGTTCTGAAACCTTAAGCCAACGGGCAGATTCGTGTTCCAACAAAGTCAATTCACCATTTACGATATTGCAGTAGAAGCAGTGCATGGTAATGTGGCGGCCAGGGTAATCGTGTTCAACAGTAGTGATAAACTCCCCCACTTCCACATCAATGGCCAGTTCTTCCTTGAGTTCCCGGGCTAGAGCCTGCTCCGGAGTTTCACCAGGTTCGGTTTTTCCACCGGGGAATTCCCAGCCTCCCTTAAAATCACCATACCCACGCTGGGTTGCCAGAAACTCAGTTATACCTTGGGCATTCTTACGGCAAATTACACCAGCAACCACTTCAATCTTTTTCATGTAGCCATATGTAGTAAAATTCGTTTTTTTCGATTGTGAAACTTTGAAAAAGCAATGTCTTCAATAGTTTACTTGACTCGAGTATTTTTATAAGATATATTATGTTATAGGCAATTTTGCCTTGGATGTGATGGGATTATGAAAAAGACACTTTCTCTTTTAAGTGCCGCTTTGGTGGCTACTTCTTTCGCTGCGGATCGCGGCATTGCGCTAAACAAGACTATCGAAACTTTGGAGCCCATGAAGGGCATCGTGTTCTGGCCTGATCAGGCCAAGAGCAGCAAGGATTATTTGGGAGCCATTTCCCTGGAATTTTCCTACTGCCTCCCCTGCGCCGTTGTGACCGGCAAGACTGGAGATAAGCTGAATTACGACTGGAGTTCCTTTGAAAAGATGCTGAACGATGTGGCCAGCCGCGGGCACCAGGCCATCGTGCGATTCCGTATCGAGTATCCCAGCGAAACCATTAGAAACACATCGGGCTGCACCCAGAATGTGAAAGGCGCCACCGCCGTTCCCCTGTACATCAAGAACATGGCGGGCTACACCGAGACTTACTCCGAAGACCCGGGTGGCGACGGCCCCACTTTTTACGCCGACTGGAGCAGTACAGAGCTGATGTGGTTCTACAAGCAGTTCTATACGGACTTTGCAGCCGCCTACGACAAGGACCCGCGAATCGCGTTTGTGCAAGTGGGCTTTGGACATTGGGGCGAGTACCACATTTACGGCACCACGAAAAAGTTTGGCGTCAACTTTGCCACCAAGGATTACCAAGCAGAATTCCTGAAGCACGTGGCCGCTCAATTTACAGAAACGCCCTGGAGCGTTTCCATTGACGCTGCGGACAACAGCTACTCTCCCGTTATCGACGACAAGAGTTTGCTGGCGCTGAACTTCGGCCTATTCGACGATTCCTTTATGCACGCGGAGCACGACATTTCGCAGGGCTACGGCGACAACGAAAGGAACTGGCGAGACATGGGTCTAGACCGCTGGAAAACAGCACCCGGCGGTGGCGAAGTTAGCTACTACACACCCAAGGACCAGCAGGAATTCTTGAATCCCGATGGTCTTTACGGAATCACCTGGGAACAGGCCGCCAGCAAGTACCACATGACTTATGTTATCGGTAATAACTCCCCCGACGGCAAGTACGCTACTAAGGAACGCCTCTACGAAGCCAGTTCCTTCGCAGGCTACAAGTTCGAAATTACCGCCTTCACGGCCAACGAAAATTCTGCATCGGTAACGGTAAAGAACATCGGTATCGCCCCGCTGTACCACAACGCCTACGTTACCATCAAAGGCAAGCGCAGCGAAACATCTCTGAAGGGTTTGATTCCCGGCGAAGAAATCGTCTGCAAGATTGACGGTTTGAACATCGCAGCTGACGAAAGTCCCGAACCAACCATTACCAGCGACAAACTGCTGGAAGGCAAGACCATTCCGTATCAAGCAAAGCTTGAGGCAAGCGAGGCTCCTTTGAAAATCGGTACTGCACAACAGGTCATTCCGACAAATACCGCCAAATCCCTAGTTGACATCAAAGGCCGCACACGTAACAAATCAAGAGACCTGCCTAAAGGGCATTACATCTTGAAATTTTAACAACACCGCAGCCTTTAATGCAATCCACGAAGGTTTATATCTACATTAAAAACAGATTCAATCACCTTAACCACAATCAACAATACAACTGCTAGGACTGATCCTAAGAGAATCAACCATTTAAAGTTCTCTCGAGATTCTTTTTGCAACCGCTGGATTGTTTCGTGGGTTTTGCCCTGTTCAATATTGTATTTGGAATCGTAAACCGGCCTGATATACCTGCCGCTGGAAGTATACCCAATAATTTCTACATCCTTATGTTTCTCGTAGGTTTCGTCAACTGTTTTCTTGACTTCTTCAAGATCCTCGGCAGTCAATCCACCTTTCCGATAGATTTTTTCTTCCGAAGGTAATTCTGGCAATGGCATTGTCGACAACAGTCCTGCCCACAACAGTCTATCCGATGTTTCCAGTTCACCAATCCGTTTATTTACAATATCAATTCTTTCTGAAGTCTTGTCTTTTTTAACGATATCCAGAACTTCGTACAACTCATCTAGCGGGAGCTTGCGAATCTGGTTCTCGTAATCTTGAAGGTATTTGGGATCTTTCAAATTGACTTTGTCGAACATTGAATAAAATTCTAACAAATTCGGGCATTTTTGTCAATTGTCAGAATTTGGCATTCCGTCTTATTTATATTTCTGCACAGCGAAAAAAATTCGGGAACCAGTCGATCTCCGTTTCTTAGATGAATACCGTCGCTTTTTACGCATGTAGCGACAGGAGGAAAAAATGAGTACACAAGTAATGTACTTGACATTTTGTATCCGATTAGATACATTTAGGAGGTTAAGATGTTTTCAATAGAGAAAACTGAA contains:
- a CDS encoding NAD(P)-dependent glycerol-3-phosphate dehydrogenase, with the protein product MKVTVLGTGGWGLTLGQVIYENKNDITFWTNSQAEVDLLSTEHQYKDKLPGVIFPADFKYTTDMNAALEGAEMVMIVVPSQFMGGVAENLGKWTPEKGKEPVVVCATKGILEGTNQLMSEVLLEKVPWLTDDKMVAFSGPSHAEEVSRHVLTAIVAASTNEDSAKLVQQAMSCSYLRVYTSTDIVGVELCGSVKNVIAIASGVLYGVGAGDNTRAALLTRGQAEMCRLGRAMGANPETFAGLAGMGDLIVTCLSQHSRNRYVGEHIGKGETIEQVLGGMKMIAEGVPTCRSTKALADKLGVEMPIVNAVYDLLFGGKTVKEVFDEIWGRDLKAENWN
- the plsY gene encoding glycerol-3-phosphate 1-O-acyltransferase PlsY — translated: MKNLNSLLSLPIAYVLGAIPSAIWIAKLAKGKNFDIRDYGSKNAGLTNTFRVLGWKPALPVVFMDLLKGFFGPFIALKMCEAQIAAGGADYTNWLPLLAGILVILGHSYTCFAGFRGGKGVLAALGVFLCLCPVTALSAFGVWIIFTVATKYVSVGSIAACVVLAALPIMKYCGLPYPVYDNITLPLLITCVVTGAFIIFKHRANIKRLMNGTENGFGSKRKK
- the der gene encoding ribosome biogenesis GTPase Der, yielding MKLPIVCIIGRPNVGKSSLFNRILGRRAAVVSDRDGVTRDRHYQTASFKGHEFTVVDTGGFLPDDSIDVLADSVRTQIFNAVQESDLVLFMVDVRVGITKLDQQFARLVRKLDKKVILVANKSENGQDRQESYEFLKLGFGQPRTISALTGYACLSLLEEVITVLPTPVRGERKEERPIKFAILGRPNAGKSTLLNRLLNEDRAVVSDIPGTTRDSIDCDFIVDGKKFVVTDTAGLRKKAKVEDEVEIFSNMRTLESIRRSDVSVLMVDCTRGLEVQDFRIITDIRKAGKGLVLVLNKWDILPNKNDKSFDHMVKEMLEREPMLEYVPILSISAKEGQRVGRVVQAIQTVYANCRRVLGRDNVAQAFARFIEENPVPSQNSRTVQLTRACQIMVEPPVIAIETRTPDLVAESYKRYLLKKFYEEFQLQGAPLRLNFDMKLTLRKDEELEQFTESSNSVRVGGDPQRNLDRKTRERKKL
- the mutT gene encoding 8-oxo-dGTP diphosphatase MutT, producing MKKIEVVAGVICRKNAQGITEFLATQRGYGDFKGGWEFPGGKTEPGETPEQALARELKEELAIDVEVGEFITTVEHDYPGRHITMHCFYCNIVNGELTLLEHESARWLKVSELRSVEWLPADIAVVESIEHDAVN